TTGGTCGTTCCGACCAACGAGGAGATGAGTATTGCTCGACACTGCCGCCGATTGCTCGTTGCTGGCCCCTAGCCTCGCTCCCGGCTTGCCGCCGCGCCGCCACGTCCGCCGGCTTCCGCTCACTCAGATTCCGGATTCCTGCATGATGCGTTCAATCTCGGCGAGGAGCTGGCGAAGCTCGTCGACCGAGAAAGTTTCAAGGATGTCCGCGATCTGCTCCCGCAGTTGGATTTGCTCGTTAACTTGTCTCAGATTGTCCCGGTCATTCTGTGCCATTGCTCCCCTCGGCAAAATCGGGCCGGAGCGTCCCGGCTATCGGCCGCCGGCAAGTGCCATCGCGATGCACCGGCGCTGGCGCCTGCGTAGCGCAGCCGAATGCGTCAATCACTTAAGGGGAAGTACTTAGTTCCCGCTCAGGACCTCGGCACTCATGCCCCCGATGATGTCCACGTGACGAGCTTGCGCGCCAATGCACCGAAGGCATTGTCGAAGGCGGTTGCGGCATTGTCGGGCGAGAGAGCCGCGAGGGGGGCAGTTTCCTCGAACAATTGTGCAGCCTTGATCTGCCCATCGGAGCCCACGATCTTCGCCGACAGCGCCATGACCGCCTTCGGCTGCGGCCCAAGCGCGATCTCGAAGCGCCGCAAATCGATCAGCAGGCGCGGGACGCCCTCAACGGAGCTGTCGGCACGCAACGGCGCGTGAGAAATGTCATAGTTTTCAAAGCTCTGCTGAAGGCGCGCTTGCAGCAGCACCGGCAAGCTGTCGCCCCATTGTGCGTCCGCGAAGCCGGCGACGTCCTCGTCAGGCGTAAACAGGAAACGCTGCGTTTGCAGACGCGCGATCGCGGTCGGCTCCGCCATCACCATGGGGGAAGGCAACGATCCGCCGTGCTGCGGGCCGAATTCCGCAACGGCGTGAAGATCGTAGACAACCTTGCGGGGCGCAGGAGCTCCACCCGTCATGCGCTCCAGCCCCGCCACGATGCCGTCGAGCTTCGGCGTGTTGCGTGCCAGCCCCTCGGCAAAGGTGCCGAGGTTCTCAATCGTGCTGTGCAGCGGCGCGGAATTCTCCGACAGGACGGCATCGACCCTGCGCAGCGCATCGCGGGCAGCTTGCGTCAGGCTCCGCCCGGCGCCCTTTTCGGCGACCAGCGGCGCGCGCGCCGGCGGCGCTGCGGGATCATCGCCCCCCTCTAGCGCGATCACCGGGACGCCGGTCAGGCCCTGGAAATCAACGCCGACACGCGTGTCGCTATGCACCGGCGTGCGCTCGGCGACGGCGATCGTGGCGTGAACCTCGCGAGGGCGCTCCGGCACCAGTTCGAGCGCGGTCACCTCGCCGACGCGAATGCCGTTGAAGAGCACGCCCGCACCAACGAGGAGCCCCGGCACGGGATCCGTGAACACGAGTTGGTAGCTCTCTCGCTTGCCGATGCCGCCGACATTGTCCAGCCAGTAGACAAAGCCGAACACGGCGACGATCGCCGACAATACGAATGCACCGACGACAACATAGGGCGCGCGAATTTCCATATCCATCTCCCCTGCCTAGGTGCCAAAACCAAGCGTCTGGGCCCGCGCACCGTGAAAGTAAGCCTTGACCCAGGGATGGTCGGATTCGAGCACGGATGACAGCGGCCCCACCGTTACGATTCGCCCCTCGGCGAGTGCGGCGACCCGGTCGCAAATCGCCTGCAAGCTGTTGAGGTCGTGCGTCACCATGAACACTGTGAAGCGAAGCGTCCGGTGCAGCGTTCTGATCAGGGCATCAAACTCGCCCGCCGCGATCGGATCGAGGCCGGAGGTCGGCTCGTCCAGAAACAGCAGGGCGGGATCCAATGCGAGTGCGCGGGCCAGCGCGACCCGCTTGGTCATGCCGCCCGAGAGCTCGGAAGGAAACTTGTCGCCGTCCGCGCGGGAGAGACCCACCATCTCCAGCTTGGCATCCGCGATCTCATCGAGGAGCCGCGGCGAGAGATGCGCATTCTCGCGGAGCGGAAATTGAACATTCTGCCGCGCCGTCAAAGCCGAGAACAGCGCGCCTTGTTGGAACAGGATACCCCAGTTCCGCTCACCTTTCCCGTGGTCGACATAGTCGATTTGCCCGCCACGTTTCGGCAGCAGGCCGACCAAGGCTCGCATCAGCACTGATTTTCCGCCGCCTGACGCACCGACGAGACCTAGGATCTCGCCCTGCCTCACGTCAAGATTGAGATGGTTGAGGATCGTCTTGCTGCCGAAGCCAACCACCAGATTGCGGATATGGATAGCCGTCGAGCCCATGCTACATCCCAATCGAGGCGAAGAAGACGGCGAACAGTCCGTCGAGCACGATGACCAGGAAGATCGATTTCACGACCGACGCAGTCGTCTGCTGTCCCAACGACTCTGCGCTGCCTTTGACACTCAGTCCCTCCACCGCGGCGACAAGTCCGATCACGAGCGCCATGAATGGCGCCTTGATGATACCGACTTCAAAATGCGTGATGGAGACCGCGTCATGCAGGCGCGCGATGAAGATTGCCGGACTCATGCCACCATAGAGCCAGGCGATTAGCCCGCCGCCATAGAGCGCGGCGAGCGATCCGAGAAAGGCAAGGATCGGCAGCGCCACCACGAGCGCCAGCACCCGCGGCAAGATCAGCACCGCGACCGGATCGAGCCCCATGGTACTGAGCGCGTCGATCTCCTCGCGCATCTTCATGGCACCGATCTCGGCCGTATAGGCACTGCCCGATCGTCCAGCCACCATGATGGCGACGATCAGCACGCCGATCTCGCGCAGCACAAGGATGCCGACCATGTCGACGACATAGGACTCGGCGCCGAAGCGACGGAAATGGAAGATCCCCTGCTGAGCGATGATGGCCCCGATCAAGAAGGTAATCAGCGCCATGATCGGCACCGCTTGCCAGCCCACCCGGCCGAGCTGATAGAAGGTCGACGTCAGCCGAAACGACCGCGGATGCCTGAGCACCGCGAACAGCGCTGCGCTGAAAGCGCCGAGCATATGCAGGAAGGCCCCGGAATCGGATACCAGCCGCCTGCTGCCACGACCGACCTGGTCGAGTTTCTCCAGCAGGGGGTTTATGGATTTGCGTTCACCGCGCTCGGCACGGTTCAGCCCCCGCACTTCTTCCAACAAATCGCCATACGGGCCGTCCACGCCGGTCAGCGCCGCTCTGGTTGGACCGCCACGGGCCAATCTTTCAAGCAGCCAGGCCCCGACGGTGTCGAGCGTAGTGACGCAGCGTAGATCGATCGCTCCGATATCCGCGTCCGCCGCGCGCTCGCATAGCCGTTCCAACACCTCGACGTTCGCAACGTTCCACGCCCCGCCTGCCGCAAGCACGCGCGGATCGTCCTCATTCGCTTTCAGGACCGGAGAGTTGAGCAATAGGCCGACTCCAACTTGGAAAGCCAAGTATAGGAAGCCGAGGTCGGCAGTGTTTGACCCAACGCAACTGGTTCACGGCTTGGAGCTGTTCTTGACGAAAATCAACCGCTTGGCGAGCCAGAAGATTACGTTCTGGCGGATTGGCCCGGCAGCAAGGGCCCGTTAGGGAGATTTCAATGAACCGTCCAGCCTTCAGGCCTCTGCAGAATACAGCGTTGCCGCACTCGTTCAGGGTGATCCGCCTCGGACGCGCTCGCGAACATGACCACCCCGAGGGCGCACCTGCGATCGGCTATATCATTGTTGCTCCGCTAGACGCAGCGTCGCGGATCGATGTCGAAACCTGGAAGACCCATCGCGAGGCCTGCCGCGTCGTTCGCCAGCGGCCCGCCGAGGACGATCAGCTCGGCCACCTCGTACATGGTCCGGGCGGCAGCTGGCGTTTCCATTATGACGTGGCCGGCACGGCCGCCGACGAGGCCGGGCATCATTTCGGGGACGAGCGCTTCACGCTCGGCGAATATGTCTCTGTCCGCGAAGCGGACGGCATGCATCCCTATCGCGTCGTCGCCGTCACACCGCTTTGATCGGTTCCGGTCTGATCAGGATGTCGGTCCCTACGGCATCCGCCACCGGAAGGGAAAGGTCGAGGACGACATTGACGACCCGGTGGTCGGTCGGTTCTTTCGTGGCGGTGAATCCGAGCTCATGACACATGCTCAGCATGGTTGTGTTCTCGATCAACACCTCGCCGGACAGGCGTTTCAGTCCCTCCGACCTCGCGTAGCGGATCAGGAGCTGCATCAACGCCCATCCAAGGCCTTTTCCCTTGAGGTCGGACTGTAGCAGGATGGCGTACTCCGCGGTCTGGTAGAGTGAATCCGAGTGAAGCTGGACTGCACCCAGGATCTCGCCGGTCTGCGGATCCAGCGCGACGAAGGCCATCGCGCGGGCATAGTCGAGCTGGGTCAGGCGCGCGATGAACGAGTGAGAGAACTGCTTCACCGCGTGGAAGAAGCGCAGCCTGAGGTCCTCGATGGTCACGCGTTTGAAGAAGGCCTCGACCATGGGCTCGTCTTCCGGCCGCATCGGCCGGACCGCGACCCGGAAACCATCTCGCAAGCTGAGCTGACCTTCCCATTGCGATGGGTAGGGCCGCACGGCGAGCCGGGTCTGACCGGCAAACAGCCGCGCCGGCTTGCGGACCGCCACGCGCGCGTCGAGCGCCAGCACGCCGGTTTCGTCCGCCAACAGCGGATTGATGTCGAGCTCGGCGATTTCGGGAATATCGGCCGCCATCTGCGCCAGCTTGACGAGCGTAAGCGGCACGACGTCGGCAGGAACTGCCGGCACATCGCGGTAGGCTGCAAGCAATCGCGAGACCCGCGTGCGCCCGACCAGGTCACGGGCCAGATTCATGTCGAGCGGCGGCAGCGCCAGCGCCTTGTCGTTGATCACCTCGACCGCCGTCCCGCCGCGACCGAACACGATCACCGGGCCGAAGGTCGGATCATCGGCAATTCCGACGATCAGTTCCCGAGCAGCACGCCGCACGATCATCGGCTGGATCGTCACCCCCTGCAGGCAGGCATCCGGGCGAGCGCTCCGGGCGCGCGCCAACACCGTCCTCGCTGCCTCGGCGACGCTTTCGCGGGTCCGCAGACCGAGGATGACCCCGCCGACATCCGACTTGTGCGTGATGTCGCGCGAGAACAGCTTGACGGCGACCGCGAGCCCCTTGGTCAGGAACGGCCCAGCCTTGTCTGCGGCATCGTCGGCGTCGCGGGCGGCGACCGTCGGAACAACCGGGATGCCATAGGCCTCGAACAGCGCGACGATCTCGACCGGATCGAGCCACTGGCGCTCCTCCGATAGCACCTGCGCGATCACGCGCCGCGCCGCCGTAATCTCGGGCGTAAACGTCGAGGCGATGCTTGGCGGAGTGGCGGAAAGCGCGAGCGACGCCTCGCGATACCGTACCAGGTACATAAAGGCGCGCACCGCGTCGTCCTCAGTCGGAAAATGCGGGATGCCGGCGGCCTCGAAGGTCGCACTCGTGCGTTCGTCAGTGCCCGCCCACGCTGCAAGCACCAGCGGAGCTACCACACTCCTTTTGGCGCGGAAGTCGCCGACACGCCGTGCCACGGCTTCGGCGATGCCCTCAGCCGGCGCCACGGCCGTTTCCACATTCATAACCAGAACAGCGTCGCTATTGGCGTCCTCGAGCAGGGCGTCAAGTGCGGATATGTAACGTGCAGCATCCGCATCGCCGGAAATGTCGACGGGATTGCCATGCGACCAATTGGGCGGCAGAACCTTGTCGAGCGACGCGACCGTATCGGCGGACAAGTTGGCGGCCGCACCGCCCAATTCCGCGAGCCGGTCGATCGCAAGGACGCCGATCCCGCCGCCATTGGTCAGAAGCGCGAGGCGGTTGCCGCGCGGGACAAAGCCGCGGCCGAGGAGCTCGGCACAATCGAACAACTGACGCAAGTCGTACACGCGAAGCATGCCGGCGCGACGAAAGGCGGCGTCATAGACAGCATCCGATCCGGCC
The window above is part of the Bradyrhizobium sp. PSBB068 genome. Proteins encoded here:
- a CDS encoding ATP-binding cassette domain-containing protein, which encodes MGSTAIHIRNLVVGFGSKTILNHLNLDVRQGEILGLVGASGGGKSVLMRALVGLLPKRGGQIDYVDHGKGERNWGILFQQGALFSALTARQNVQFPLRENAHLSPRLLDEIADAKLEMVGLSRADGDKFPSELSGGMTKRVALARALALDPALLFLDEPTSGLDPIAAGEFDALIRTLHRTLRFTVFMVTHDLNSLQAICDRVAALAEGRIVTVGPLSSVLESDHPWVKAYFHGARAQTLGFGT
- a CDS encoding membrane integrity-associated transporter subunit PqiC, producing MEIRAPYVVVGAFVLSAIVAVFGFVYWLDNVGGIGKRESYQLVFTDPVPGLLVGAGVLFNGIRVGEVTALELVPERPREVHATIAVAERTPVHSDTRVGVDFQGLTGVPVIALEGGDDPAAPPARAPLVAEKGAGRSLTQAARDALRRVDAVLSENSAPLHSTIENLGTFAEGLARNTPKLDGIVAGLERMTGGAPAPRKVVYDLHAVAEFGPQHGGSLPSPMVMAEPTAIARLQTQRFLFTPDEDVAGFADAQWGDSLPVLLQARLQQSFENYDISHAPLRADSSVEGVPRLLIDLRRFEIALGPQPKAVMALSAKIVGSDGQIKAAQLFEETAPLAALSPDNAATAFDNAFGALARKLVTWTSSGA
- a CDS encoding bifunctional acetate--CoA ligase family protein/GNAT family N-acetyltransferase codes for the protein MSTFGLERVFSPRTVAVVGGSSRPSSLGLAVLMNLKASGFAGRIAVVNPNYAVVDGAETVPNLKSLPFVPDLVVITAPAVAIPGIIADAAAVGVAGAVILSAGLGHGAGSLAETAARTARMHGIRLIGPNCIGVMIPRANLNASFAAHRPSDGRVALISQSGAIAAAMIEWAAERRLGFSGIVSVGDQLDVDVADLLDYFAQDDHTNAILLYIESVTDARKFMSAARAAARLKPVIVVKSGRMAVGAKAAATHTGALAGSDAVYDAAFRRAGMLRVYDLRQLFDCAELLGRGFVPRGNRLALLTNGGGIGVLAIDRLAELGGAAANLSADTVASLDKVLPPNWSHGNPVDISGDADAARYISALDALLEDANSDAVLVMNVETAVAPAEGIAEAVARRVGDFRAKRSVVAPLVLAAWAGTDERTSATFEAAGIPHFPTEDDAVRAFMYLVRYREASLALSATPPSIASTFTPEITAARRVIAQVLSEERQWLDPVEIVALFEAYGIPVVPTVAARDADDAADKAGPFLTKGLAVAVKLFSRDITHKSDVGGVILGLRTRESVAEAARTVLARARSARPDACLQGVTIQPMIVRRAARELIVGIADDPTFGPVIVFGRGGTAVEVINDKALALPPLDMNLARDLVGRTRVSRLLAAYRDVPAVPADVVPLTLVKLAQMAADIPEIAELDINPLLADETGVLALDARVAVRKPARLFAGQTRLAVRPYPSQWEGQLSLRDGFRVAVRPMRPEDEPMVEAFFKRVTIEDLRLRFFHAVKQFSHSFIARLTQLDYARAMAFVALDPQTGEILGAVQLHSDSLYQTAEYAILLQSDLKGKGLGWALMQLLIRYARSEGLKRLSGEVLIENTTMLSMCHELGFTATKEPTDHRVVNVVLDLSLPVADAVGTDILIRPEPIKAV
- a CDS encoding ABC transporter permease, producing MLAAGGAWNVANVEVLERLCERAADADIGAIDLRCVTTLDTVGAWLLERLARGGPTRAALTGVDGPYGDLLEEVRGLNRAERGERKSINPLLEKLDQVGRGSRRLVSDSGAFLHMLGAFSAALFAVLRHPRSFRLTSTFYQLGRVGWQAVPIMALITFLIGAIIAQQGIFHFRRFGAESYVVDMVGILVLREIGVLIVAIMVAGRSGSAYTAEIGAMKMREEIDALSTMGLDPVAVLILPRVLALVVALPILAFLGSLAALYGGGLIAWLYGGMSPAIFIARLHDAVSITHFEVGIIKAPFMALVIGLVAAVEGLSVKGSAESLGQQTTASVVKSIFLVIVLDGLFAVFFASIGM